A single genomic interval of Phreatobacter oligotrophus harbors:
- a CDS encoding branched-chain amino acid ABC transporter permease — MTAVTAPGAPTADPARNITRTLVIGLVLMAAALPFLVGKSGVISNFTFLQMSLMIVYAIAVLGLNLLTGFNGQISLGHGAFFAVGAYTAAVLIETYGVNYWLTLPVAAVLCFVIGYLFGLPALRLEGHYLALATFGLAIAVPQMLKYKHLEPITNGVMGINLMKPDAPFGLPLSSDQWMFLVVLIVAVAMFWAARNLLNSRPGRAMIAIRDNTLAAGTMGIDTSRYKATVFGISALYVGIAGALHAIIFEFVSPDSFRFELSIAILVGAVVGGVASLPGAIIGGVFVQFIEKYADAMTKKLTQAIHLPLELQPWTLYGITLIILIYVMPGGIAGGLAALWARFRRRA, encoded by the coding sequence ATGACCGCCGTGACCGCTCCGGGCGCCCCCACCGCCGATCCGGCCCGCAACATCACCCGCACCCTCGTCATCGGGCTGGTGCTGATGGCCGCCGCCCTGCCCTTCCTGGTGGGCAAGTCGGGCGTCATCTCCAACTTCACCTTCCTGCAGATGAGCCTGATGATCGTCTATGCGATCGCGGTGCTCGGCCTGAACCTGCTGACCGGCTTCAACGGCCAGATCTCGCTGGGCCACGGCGCTTTCTTCGCCGTCGGCGCCTATACCGCAGCCGTGCTGATCGAGACCTATGGCGTCAATTACTGGCTGACGCTTCCCGTCGCGGCCGTCCTCTGCTTCGTCATCGGCTATCTCTTCGGCCTACCGGCCCTGCGGCTCGAAGGGCACTATCTGGCGCTCGCCACCTTCGGCCTCGCCATCGCCGTGCCGCAGATGCTGAAATACAAGCACCTGGAGCCGATCACCAACGGCGTCATGGGCATCAACCTGATGAAGCCCGACGCGCCCTTCGGCCTGCCGCTTTCCTCCGACCAGTGGATGTTCCTGGTCGTGCTGATCGTCGCCGTGGCGATGTTCTGGGCGGCGCGCAACCTGCTGAACTCCCGGCCCGGCCGCGCCATGATCGCCATTCGCGACAACACGCTGGCCGCCGGCACGATGGGCATCGACACCTCACGCTACAAGGCAACGGTGTTCGGCATCTCGGCGCTCTATGTCGGCATAGCCGGCGCGCTCCACGCCATCATCTTCGAGTTCGTCTCGCCCGACAGTTTCCGCTTCGAGCTCTCCATCGCGATCCTCGTCGGCGCGGTGGTCGGCGGCGTCGCCTCGCTCCCCGGCGCCATCATCGGCGGCGTCTTCGTGCAGTTCATCGAGAAATATGCCGATGCGATGACGAAGAAGCTCACCCAGGCGATCCATCTGCCGCTCGAGCTGCAGCCCTGGACGCTCTACGGCATCACCCTCATCATCCTGATCTACGTCATGCCCGGCGGCATTGCCGGTGGCCTCGCCGCGCTCTGGGCGCGGTTCAGGCGGAGGGCCTGA
- a CDS encoding cyclase family protein, whose product MPRRIIDLSVALRADIASDPPSALPSITYVDHRQSVGQILPFFPGLTQDDLPGGEGWAVEQLNVSTHNGTHLDAPYHFHSTTDGGKPAWTIDEMPLDWCFQRGVKLDFRHFHDGYVATPADVEAELKRTGVTLQPLDIVVVNTAAGARYGEPDYVGRGCGMGREATLYLTERGVKITGTDAWSWDAPFVHTARKYAETGDASLIWEGHRAGMVRAYGHIEKMTNLDKLPATGFTIACFPFKIHKASAGFCRAVAIFEE is encoded by the coding sequence ATGCCCCGCCGCATCATCGACCTGTCCGTGGCCCTACGCGCCGACATCGCTTCCGACCCGCCCTCGGCCCTGCCCTCCATCACCTATGTCGATCATCGCCAGTCCGTCGGGCAGATCCTGCCCTTCTTCCCCGGCCTGACGCAGGACGACCTGCCCGGCGGCGAGGGCTGGGCGGTGGAGCAGCTCAATGTCTCCACCCACAACGGCACGCATCTCGACGCGCCCTACCACTTCCACTCGACGACTGATGGCGGAAAGCCTGCCTGGACCATCGACGAGATGCCGCTCGACTGGTGCTTCCAGCGCGGCGTGAAGCTCGACTTCCGCCATTTCCACGATGGCTATGTGGCGACCCCGGCCGATGTCGAGGCGGAGCTGAAGCGCACCGGCGTGACCCTGCAGCCGCTCGACATCGTCGTGGTCAACACCGCCGCCGGCGCCCGCTACGGCGAGCCGGACTATGTCGGCCGCGGCTGCGGCATGGGCCGCGAGGCGACGCTCTATCTCACCGAGCGCGGCGTGAAGATCACCGGCACCGACGCCTGGAGCTGGGACGCGCCCTTCGTCCACACCGCCCGGAAATATGCGGAGACCGGCGACGCGAGCCTCATCTGGGAAGGCCATCGCGCCGGCATGGTGCGCGCTTATGGCCATATCGAGAAGATGACCAACCTCGATAAGCTTCCCGCCACCGGTTTCACCATCGCCTGCTTCCCCTTCAAGATCCACAAGGCCTCGGCCGGGTTCTGCCGGGCGGTCGCCATCTTCGAGGAGTGA
- a CDS encoding ABC transporter ATP-binding protein, translated as MNGISFDVMPGHVVGLIGPNGAGKTTLFNCLSRLYIPNEGDILFEGRSIMNAPRHAIAAIGMGRTFQNVALFDRMTVLDNVKVGCHSQSRAGFLASVLRTGAVTAEEKMIEDRARELVAFMGLESFAAMPAGPLPFPIRKRVELARALAARPKLLLLDEPAAGLNHDEIEVLKEQIRRVVEVQKVTTLLVEHHMSLVMSVSDKVVAIDFGKKIADGTPAEVQRDPEVIRAYLGTGA; from the coding sequence CTGAACGGCATATCCTTCGACGTCATGCCCGGTCATGTCGTCGGGCTCATCGGCCCCAATGGCGCCGGCAAGACCACGCTCTTCAACTGCCTGAGCCGCCTCTACATCCCGAACGAGGGCGACATCCTCTTCGAGGGCCGCTCGATCATGAATGCGCCGCGCCACGCCATCGCCGCCATCGGCATGGGGCGCACCTTCCAGAACGTCGCGCTGTTCGACCGCATGACCGTTCTCGACAACGTCAAGGTCGGCTGCCACAGCCAGAGCCGGGCGGGCTTCCTCGCCAGCGTCCTGCGCACCGGCGCGGTCACGGCGGAAGAAAAGATGATCGAGGACCGGGCGCGCGAACTCGTCGCCTTCATGGGCCTCGAATCCTTCGCCGCCATGCCGGCCGGCCCCCTGCCCTTCCCCATTCGCAAGCGTGTCGAGCTGGCCCGGGCGCTCGCCGCTCGCCCGAAGCTCCTCCTGCTCGACGAGCCGGCCGCCGGCCTCAACCACGACGAGATCGAGGTGCTGAAGGAGCAGATCCGCAGGGTCGTCGAGGTCCAGAAGGTCACGACGCTCCTGGTGGAGCATCACATGAGCCTCGTCATGTCGGTCTCCGACAAGGTGGTCGCCATCGACTTCGGCAAGAAGATCGCCGACGGGACGCCCGCGGAAGTGCAGCGCGACCCCGAGGTGATCCGCGCCTATCTCGGCACGGGGGCCTGA
- a CDS encoding TetR/AcrR family transcriptional regulator, translating into MAAAPAGPSRTSSREEILNAAEEVFAARGYAGASMRAIAEAAGVAQALLHYHFRTKEGLFEAMFLRRAAAINRIRIARLDAMLARGRPSVEDIIEALLRPAVETGDEPNQGGPRFAALILELTTADADWQRDLMARAYDAMADRFIAALMTALPGLDRASATWGYLFVVGAALSQMPTTGRAHRLSRGAADDADSDAMIARAIVFAAAGLRALAVPTPDAFET; encoded by the coding sequence GTGGCCGCAGCGCCAGCCGGTCCGTCGCGCACCTCGTCGCGGGAGGAGATCCTCAACGCGGCCGAGGAGGTCTTTGCCGCGCGGGGATATGCGGGTGCTTCGATGCGGGCGATTGCCGAGGCTGCCGGGGTCGCCCAGGCCCTGCTGCACTACCATTTCCGCACCAAGGAGGGCCTGTTCGAGGCCATGTTCCTGCGCCGCGCGGCGGCCATCAACCGCATCCGCATCGCGCGTCTCGACGCCATGCTGGCGCGGGGCAGGCCGAGCGTCGAGGACATCATCGAGGCGCTGCTGCGGCCCGCGGTCGAGACCGGCGACGAACCCAATCAGGGTGGACCGCGCTTCGCCGCCCTCATCCTCGAGCTCACCACCGCCGATGCCGACTGGCAGCGTGACCTCATGGCGCGCGCCTATGACGCCATGGCAGACCGCTTCATCGCGGCGCTGATGACCGCCCTGCCCGGCCTCGACCGGGCCTCCGCCACCTGGGGCTATCTCTTCGTCGTCGGCGCCGCCCTCAGCCAGATGCCGACGACCGGCCGCGCCCACCGCCTGTCGCGGGGGGCCGCGGATGATGCCGACAGCGACGCGATGATCGCCCGCGCCATCGTCTTCGCGGCGGCGGGCCTGCGCGCCCTCGCCGTTCCCACACCCGACGCCTTCGAGACCTGA
- a CDS encoding branched-chain amino acid ABC transporter permease, producing MEQLIQQIASGLASGAIYALVALALVMIFTATDHLNFAQGEMAMFSTYICWQMIQWGVPFWPALAFTILFSFILGVMIERIILRPLHNASVLSIVVVFIGLLAIFHSLAGGIWSHTIKNFPSPFPNVSFAGSGYIGAHQIGMIAVSLIMLFGLWGFFRFTPLGLAMRAAAQNPVSARLVGVNVDWMLALGWGLAAAVGAVAGAMVAPVVYLEPNMMASILLYGFAGALVGGISNPAGAVFGGFMVGVLENLVAYFGNLTEKTFGIYIVGNGEKLTVALIIVIAILTLKPAGLFGRTTVKRV from the coding sequence ATGGAACAGCTGATCCAGCAGATCGCATCAGGCCTCGCATCGGGGGCCATCTACGCCCTCGTGGCGCTGGCCCTCGTCATGATCTTCACCGCCACCGACCACCTGAACTTCGCCCAGGGCGAGATGGCGATGTTCTCCACCTACATCTGCTGGCAGATGATCCAGTGGGGCGTGCCCTTCTGGCCGGCGCTGGCCTTCACCATCCTGTTCTCCTTCATCCTCGGCGTGATGATCGAGCGGATCATCCTGAGGCCGCTGCACAACGCCTCGGTGCTCTCCATCGTCGTCGTCTTCATTGGGCTGCTGGCCATCTTCCACTCCCTCGCCGGCGGCATCTGGAGCCACACGATCAAGAACTTCCCCTCGCCCTTCCCCAACGTGTCCTTCGCCGGGTCCGGCTATATCGGCGCCCACCAGATCGGCATGATCGCGGTCTCGCTCATCATGCTCTTCGGGCTCTGGGGCTTCTTCCGCTTCACGCCGCTGGGCCTTGCCATGCGGGCGGCGGCGCAGAACCCGGTCTCGGCCCGCCTCGTCGGCGTCAATGTCGACTGGATGCTGGCGCTCGGCTGGGGCCTAGCCGCCGCGGTCGGCGCGGTCGCCGGCGCCATGGTCGCCCCGGTCGTCTATCTCGAGCCCAACATGATGGCCTCGATCCTCCTCTACGGCTTTGCCGGGGCGCTGGTCGGCGGCATCTCCAACCCGGCCGGCGCCGTCTTCGGCGGATTCATGGTCGGGGTCTTGGAAAACCTCGTCGCCTATTTCGGCAACCTCACCGAGAAGACCTTCGGCATCTACATCGTCGGCAACGGCGAGAAGCTGACGGTCGCGCTGATCATCGTCATCGCCATCCTCACCCTGAAACCCGCCGGCCTGTTCGGCCGCACCACCGTGAAGAGGGTGTGA
- a CDS encoding fumarylacetoacetate hydrolase family protein, producing the protein MKLVTFLGSHGRDRLGAIIGPPGDEHVLDLATAAHRDHVPATAFRSMLALIEAGPRALDQARTLAGRHQIDEDIARPLARVRLRAPIPVPPQVRDFSVFPRHLLDAPVGMRRIIARAKGDEAAAQALQPAEEVPQVYRDRPIYYFTNRFSIVGPDTDVLWPSYSKLMDYELEFAAVLWGGGANIAPGEAHAHIFGYTIFNDFSARDAQLAEMAGMLGPAKGKSFDAGNALGPYILTADEMPDPYALKATAQVNGETWTDSSTRGMLHSFEDMIAYVSRAETLMPGEVFGSGTVNGGCGLEHDRFLKGGDVVELSVEGLGTLRNRVLSSAA; encoded by the coding sequence ATGAAGCTCGTGACCTTCCTCGGCTCGCATGGCCGCGACCGGCTGGGCGCCATCATCGGGCCGCCCGGCGACGAGCATGTCCTCGACCTCGCCACCGCCGCCCATCGCGACCACGTCCCGGCCACCGCCTTCCGCTCCATGCTGGCGCTGATCGAGGCGGGGCCGCGCGCCCTCGACCAGGCGCGGACCCTTGCCGGGCGGCACCAGATCGACGAGGACATTGCCCGGCCGCTGGCGCGGGTGCGGCTGCGGGCGCCGATTCCCGTGCCGCCGCAGGTCCGCGACTTCTCGGTCTTCCCCCGCCACCTGCTCGATGCGCCGGTGGGCATGCGGCGCATCATCGCCCGGGCGAAAGGCGACGAGGCTGCGGCGCAGGCCCTGCAGCCCGCCGAGGAGGTCCCGCAGGTCTATCGCGACCGCCCCATCTACTATTTCACCAACCGCTTCTCGATCGTCGGGCCGGACACCGACGTGCTCTGGCCGTCCTATTCCAAGCTGATGGATTACGAACTGGAATTCGCCGCCGTGCTCTGGGGCGGCGGCGCCAACATCGCACCGGGCGAGGCCCACGCGCACATCTTCGGCTACACGATCTTCAACGATTTCTCGGCCCGCGACGCGCAGCTCGCGGAAATGGCGGGCATGCTCGGCCCCGCCAAGGGCAAGAGCTTCGACGCGGGCAATGCGCTCGGCCCCTACATCCTGACGGCCGACGAGATGCCAGACCCCTATGCGCTGAAGGCGACGGCCCAGGTGAACGGCGAGACCTGGACCGACAGCAGCACGAGGGGGATGCTCCACTCCTTCGAGGACATGATCGCCTATGTGTCGCGCGCCGAGACGCTGATGCCCGGCGAGGTCTTCGGCTCGGGCACGGTGAACGGCGGCTGCGGCCTCGAACACGACCGCTTCCTGAAGGGCGGCGACGTCGTGGAACTGAGCGTCGAGGGCCTCGGCACCCTGCGCAACCGCGTCCTCTCCTCCGCCGCGTGA
- a CDS encoding ABC transporter ATP-binding protein, with product MAPLLEVSGLKAYYGATEALHGLSFALEKGGITTLLGANGAGKTTTLRAISGLVKRDGRITFDGEAIDRAATEDIARRGVAHVPEGRGTFTGLSVEENLKIASYGRRDKSGVKRDLDLVFTYFPRLKERLHQQAGTLSGGEQQMLAISRALMLSPRLMLLDEPSFGLAPLIVQEIFHIMRRINAEAGVSMLLVEQNAALALDLADTAYVLETGTVVMSGPATQLKNDEGIRKSYLGY from the coding sequence ATGGCGCCGCTGCTCGAAGTCTCCGGCCTCAAGGCCTATTACGGCGCAACCGAAGCCCTGCACGGCCTGTCTTTCGCCCTTGAGAAGGGCGGCATCACCACGCTGCTCGGCGCCAATGGCGCGGGCAAGACCACGACGCTGCGCGCCATCAGCGGCCTGGTGAAGCGCGACGGGCGCATCACCTTCGACGGCGAGGCCATCGATCGCGCCGCGACCGAGGACATTGCCCGCCGCGGCGTCGCCCATGTTCCGGAGGGCCGCGGCACCTTCACCGGCCTGTCGGTCGAGGAGAACCTCAAGATTGCCAGCTACGGGCGGCGCGACAAGTCGGGCGTCAAGCGCGACCTCGACCTCGTCTTCACGTACTTCCCGCGGCTGAAGGAGCGCCTCCACCAGCAGGCGGGCACCCTCTCGGGCGGCGAGCAGCAGATGCTCGCCATCTCCCGCGCGCTGATGCTCTCGCCGCGCCTGATGCTGCTGGACGAGCCCTCCTTCGGCCTCGCCCCGCTCATCGTCCAGGAGATCTTCCACATCATGCGGCGGATCAATGCCGAGGCCGGCGTCTCGATGCTGCTCGTCGAGCAGAACGCGGCGCTCGCCCTCGATCTCGCCGACACCGCCTATGTGCTGGAGACCGGCACCGTCGTGATGAGCGGGCCCGCGACCCAGCTCAAGAACGACGAGGGCATCCGCAAATCCTATCTCGGCTACTAG